The following proteins are encoded in a genomic region of Rhizobium sp. CCGE531:
- a CDS encoding biotin--[acetyl-CoA-carboxylase] ligase gives MASDMNSRKSLADFRHDALQETSSTNSVCLERARAGDLGNLWVTAERQTGGRGRRGRPWVSEAGNLYASLLLIDPAPMDRLGSLPLAVAVAVHQAVRGVLPLAAEPAEIKWPNDILIGRKKTCGILIEGEALPDGRYALVIGIGINIAVMLDNPMYPVTCLRQQGSMVSPDELFAHLYAAMSEALDVWNRGKGIREITARWREFACGIGEKITVNLPDRSISGHFSGIDDNGLLLLETEDGRIMPIAAGDVFFR, from the coding sequence ATGGCGTCTGACATGAATAGCCGGAAGTCGCTCGCTGACTTCCGGCATGATGCCCTTCAAGAGACTTCGTCCACGAACAGCGTGTGCCTCGAACGTGCACGCGCGGGCGACCTCGGAAACCTTTGGGTGACCGCCGAGCGCCAGACGGGCGGCCGCGGCCGCCGCGGGCGCCCCTGGGTGTCGGAAGCCGGCAATCTCTACGCATCTCTCCTCTTGATCGATCCCGCTCCCATGGACCGCCTCGGCTCCCTGCCGCTTGCGGTCGCGGTCGCCGTACATCAGGCTGTTCGTGGCGTGCTGCCGCTTGCCGCCGAGCCGGCCGAGATCAAGTGGCCGAACGATATCCTGATCGGCCGCAAGAAGACCTGCGGCATTCTGATCGAAGGCGAAGCCTTGCCCGACGGTCGTTATGCACTCGTCATCGGCATCGGCATCAATATCGCGGTGATGCTCGACAATCCGATGTATCCAGTCACCTGCCTCAGACAGCAAGGCTCGATGGTTTCGCCGGACGAGTTGTTTGCACATCTTTACGCTGCCATGTCCGAAGCGCTCGATGTCTGGAATCGCGGCAAGGGCATTCGGGAGATCACCGCGCGCTGGCGCGAATTCGCATGCGGTATCGGTGAAAAGATCACGGTGAACTTGCCGGATCGCTCGATTTCGGGCCATTTCTCCGGAATCGATGATAATGGCCTGTTGCTGCTCGAGACCGAGGACGGCAGGATCATGCCGATCGCTGCGGGCGATGTTTTCTTTAGATAA
- a CDS encoding ribonuclease J, with amino-acid sequence MAKQDELVFLPLGGVGEIGMNLALYGYGPAEQRQWIMVDCGVTFPGPDLPGVDLVLPDIRFLAKERKNLKGIIITHAHEDHYGALNDLWPGLNVPIYASPFTAGLLEAKRDYEKSMGEIPVTLFKAGDRINVGPFEIEGVAVNHSIPEPMSLMIRTPLGNVVHTGDWKIDHEPSLGPLTDETRFRQLGDEGVLALMCDSTNALRDGVSPSEKDVSESLRKIIEDAEGRVAITTFSSNVGRIRTVAEAAEAAGREVLLLGSSLKRVVDVARDIGIMEGIKPFIAEDEYGYIPRDKVVVILTGSQGEPRAALAKLSRDEMRNVALASGDIVVFSSRAIPGNEKAIQDIKNGLIEQGVHVVTDAEALVHVSGHPRRNELQKMYEWTRPKVVIPVHGEATHLTAHKELAEQSGIATVPRVRNGDVVRLAPGPVEVIGEAPHGRIFKDGILIGDFDEMGIGERKKLSYVGHVAVNVVLDARYDIVGDPDVVPIGLPSYDDEGEEMEDTLFDAIVSAIESIPRARRKDMNMLQEATRRAVRAAANQGWGKKPLVTVFVTRTGG; translated from the coding sequence ATGGCGAAGCAAGACGAACTGGTGTTTCTGCCCCTCGGCGGCGTCGGCGAGATCGGCATGAATCTCGCCCTCTACGGCTACGGCCCGGCGGAGCAGCGCCAGTGGATCATGGTCGATTGCGGCGTGACGTTCCCGGGGCCGGATCTCCCGGGCGTCGATCTCGTTCTGCCGGATATCCGTTTCCTCGCCAAGGAACGCAAGAACCTCAAGGGCATCATCATTACCCATGCACATGAGGATCACTATGGCGCGCTGAACGATCTCTGGCCGGGCCTGAATGTTCCGATCTATGCATCCCCCTTTACCGCCGGCCTTCTCGAGGCCAAGCGCGACTATGAGAAGTCGATGGGCGAGATCCCGGTGACGCTCTTCAAGGCCGGCGATCGCATCAATGTCGGCCCCTTCGAGATCGAGGGCGTGGCCGTCAACCACTCGATTCCCGAGCCGATGTCGCTGATGATCCGCACGCCGCTCGGCAATGTCGTTCATACGGGTGATTGGAAAATCGATCACGAGCCGTCGCTCGGGCCGCTGACCGACGAGACCCGTTTCCGCCAGCTCGGCGACGAGGGCGTGCTGGCCCTGATGTGTGATTCCACTAACGCACTGCGGGATGGCGTTTCGCCCTCGGAAAAGGATGTTTCCGAAAGCCTGCGCAAGATCATCGAAGATGCCGAGGGAAGGGTAGCGATCACCACCTTCTCGTCGAATGTCGGTCGTATCCGCACCGTTGCCGAGGCCGCCGAAGCGGCCGGTCGCGAAGTGCTGCTGCTCGGCAGTTCGCTGAAGCGTGTCGTCGATGTCGCCCGCGATATCGGCATCATGGAAGGCATCAAGCCCTTCATCGCCGAAGACGAATATGGCTATATCCCGCGCGACAAGGTCGTGGTGATCCTGACCGGCAGCCAGGGCGAGCCGCGCGCCGCTCTTGCCAAGCTTTCTCGCGACGAGATGCGCAATGTCGCATTGGCATCAGGCGATATCGTCGTCTTTTCCTCGCGCGCCATTCCCGGCAATGAAAAGGCCATCCAGGACATCAAGAACGGCCTGATCGAGCAGGGCGTGCATGTCGTGACGGATGCGGAAGCGCTTGTGCATGTCTCCGGCCACCCCAGGCGCAACGAATTGCAGAAGATGTATGAGTGGACGCGTCCGAAGGTCGTCATCCCCGTGCATGGCGAAGCGACACATCTGACCGCCCACAAGGAACTGGCCGAACAGAGCGGCATTGCCACCGTGCCGCGCGTGCGCAATGGCGATGTTGTGCGCCTTGCGCCCGGTCCTGTCGAAGTCATCGGCGAGGCACCGCATGGGCGTATCTTCAAGGACGGCATCCTGATCGGCGATTTCGACGAGATGGGCATCGGCGAGCGCAAGAAGCTTTCCTATGTCGGCCATGTCGCGGTCAACGTCGTGCTCGATGCCCGTTATGACATCGTCGGCGATCCGGATGTCGTGCCGATCGGCCTGCCGTCCTATGATGACGAAGGCGAGGAGATGGAAGATACGCTCTTCGACGCCATCGTCAGTGCCATCGAGAGCATTCCCCGTGCCCGCCGCAAGGATATGAATATGCTCCAGGAGGCCACTCGCCGTGCCGTGCGCGCCGCTGCCAACCAGGGCTGGGGCAAGAAGCCCCTCGTAACGGTGTTTGTCACGCGTACCGGCGGCTGA
- the nuoN gene encoding NADH-quinone oxidoreductase subunit NuoN — protein sequence MTADTILASLHLSIPELILAVGALALLMIGVFSGERSGPTVTGLAIALLAVAGLWIIFVPGEGLAYGGAYLADGFSRFMKIVALVGSIVAMFMSMGQAREQQLDRFEFPVLLLLATLGILLMISAHDLISLYLSLELQSLALYVVAAINRDSVKSTEAGLKYFVLGALSSGMLLYGMSLVYGFTGHTTFDAIATALSAETRSLGLVFGLVFVLAGLAFKISAVPFHMWTPDVYEGAPTPVTAFFAGAPKVAAMAILTRIVVTAFHPVLADWQQIIVFISIASMLLGAFAAIGQRNFKRLMAYSSIGHMGYALVGLAAGTKTGVSGVMLYMVIYMVMTLGSFAIIMAMRRKDGRQVENIDDLAGLSATNPFMAVVLTALMFSLAGIPPLAGFFGKYFVFVAAIQAHLYALAIIGVLASVVGAYYYLRVIKVMWFDEATDEFTRTAGSLRLVFGLSGLFVITYVLFGGVIGGAADLAAATLF from the coding sequence ATGACTGCTGACACAATTCTTGCAAGCCTGCATCTTTCCATTCCGGAGCTCATCCTCGCGGTCGGTGCGCTTGCGTTGCTCATGATCGGTGTGTTCTCGGGCGAGCGGTCGGGACCCACGGTCACCGGTCTTGCCATCGCGCTTCTTGCGGTAGCCGGTCTCTGGATCATCTTCGTCCCGGGTGAGGGGCTTGCCTATGGCGGCGCCTATCTCGCCGACGGCTTCTCCCGCTTCATGAAGATCGTCGCCCTGGTCGGCTCGATCGTCGCCATGTTCATGAGCATGGGCCAGGCGCGCGAGCAGCAGCTCGATCGCTTCGAATTCCCGGTGCTCTTGCTGCTGGCGACCCTCGGCATCCTGCTGATGATCTCGGCGCATGACCTGATCTCGCTCTATTTGTCGCTGGAACTGCAGTCGCTGGCCCTCTACGTCGTCGCCGCCATCAACCGCGACAGCGTCAAATCGACCGAAGCCGGCCTGAAGTACTTCGTCCTCGGGGCACTGTCCTCCGGCATGCTGCTCTACGGCATGTCGCTGGTCTATGGCTTCACCGGCCACACGACCTTCGACGCCATCGCGACGGCGCTCAGCGCCGAGACCCGCTCGCTCGGCCTCGTCTTCGGTCTGGTCTTCGTGCTTGCTGGTCTGGCATTCAAGATCTCCGCCGTGCCGTTCCACATGTGGACGCCCGATGTCTACGAAGGTGCTCCGACCCCGGTCACCGCCTTCTTTGCGGGTGCGCCGAAGGTTGCAGCCATGGCGATCCTGACCCGTATCGTCGTCACGGCCTTCCATCCGGTGCTGGCCGACTGGCAGCAGATCATCGTGTTCATCTCGATCGCCTCGATGCTGCTCGGCGCCTTCGCCGCAATCGGTCAGCGCAACTTCAAGCGACTGATGGCCTATTCGTCGATCGGTCACATGGGCTATGCGCTTGTCGGCCTGGCCGCCGGCACCAAGACCGGCGTCTCCGGCGTCATGCTCTACATGGTCATCTACATGGTCATGACGCTCGGCTCCTTCGCCATCATCATGGCGATGCGCCGCAAGGATGGCCGTCAGGTCGAGAACATCGACGATCTCGCCGGCCTGTCCGCGACCAACCCCTTCATGGCTGTCGTGCTGACGGCGCTGATGTTCTCGCTGGCCGGCATTCCGCCGCTCGCGGGCTTCTTCGGAAAGTACTTCGTCTTCGTCGCGGCCATCCAGGCGCATCTCTATGCGCTCGCCATCATCGGCGTATTGGCCTCCGTCGTCGGCGCCTACTACTATCTGCGCGTCATCAAGGTGATGTGGTTCGATGAGGCCACGGACGAGTTCACGCGCACGGCTGGTTCGCTGCGCCTCGTCTTCGGTCTTTCCGGCCTGTTCGTCATCACCTATGTCCTCTTCGGCGGCGTAATCGGCGGTGCTGCCGATCTGGCCGCTGCGACGCTGTTTTGA
- a CDS encoding lipoprotein-releasing ABC transporter permease subunit — protein sequence MAVSAAVEQQENSFKAGPSSRPFSGFERLVAWRYLRSRRKEASISVIAGFSLIGIMLGVAALIIVMAVMNGFRAELFKQILGFNGHVVVQPIDSPLNDYAELAKKFAAVSGVTMALPLVEGETLASGRGGSGTGALVRGIRAEDLTKLKTVSDHIVSGDMVGFASGQGVLIGSRLARQLGLTVGDQITLTAPDGDVTPFGVNPRVKAYTIAGLFEVGMSEYDSSVVFMPLEEAQVFFNAEGIVEKIELFITNPDDVDELRPKIEEAAGRQIFLTDWRQVNATFFSALQVERNTMFMILTLIVLVAALNIISGLIMLVKDKGSDIAILRTMGATSGAIMRIFFMTGAAIGVVGTLAGVILGVVVCLNIESIRQFFSWISGTVIFNPEVYFLSKLPAQMNLGETVSVVVMALTLSFLATIFPAWRASRLDPVQALRYE from the coding sequence ATGGCGGTGAGTGCGGCAGTGGAACAGCAGGAAAATTCGTTCAAGGCCGGCCCATCGTCTCGTCCGTTTTCCGGATTCGAACGGCTTGTCGCCTGGCGCTATCTTCGCTCCCGGCGCAAGGAGGCTTCGATTTCGGTCATTGCCGGCTTCTCGCTGATCGGCATCATGCTGGGCGTCGCGGCGCTGATCATCGTCATGGCCGTCATGAACGGTTTCCGCGCCGAACTCTTCAAGCAGATCCTCGGCTTCAACGGTCATGTCGTTGTACAGCCTATCGATTCGCCGCTGAATGATTATGCCGAGCTGGCAAAGAAGTTTGCTGCCGTCTCCGGCGTCACCATGGCCTTGCCGTTGGTCGAGGGCGAGACGCTTGCCTCCGGCCGCGGTGGCTCAGGCACCGGCGCCCTGGTGCGCGGTATCCGCGCGGAGGATCTGACGAAGCTCAAAACCGTTTCGGATCACATCGTTTCCGGTGACATGGTCGGCTTCGCGTCGGGGCAGGGCGTGCTGATCGGCAGCCGTCTCGCGCGGCAATTGGGCCTGACGGTCGGCGATCAGATTACGTTGACGGCGCCGGACGGCGATGTCACACCCTTCGGCGTCAATCCGCGCGTCAAGGCATACACGATCGCGGGTCTCTTCGAAGTCGGCATGTCGGAATATGATTCCTCCGTCGTCTTCATGCCGCTGGAGGAAGCACAGGTCTTCTTCAACGCCGAAGGCATCGTCGAGAAAATCGAACTTTTCATCACCAATCCGGACGATGTAGACGAGCTGAGGCCGAAGATCGAGGAAGCAGCTGGGCGTCAGATCTTCCTGACCGACTGGCGGCAGGTCAACGCCACCTTCTTCTCGGCTTTGCAGGTCGAGCGCAACACCATGTTCATGATCCTGACGCTGATCGTCCTCGTCGCCGCCTTGAACATCATCTCCGGCCTGATCATGCTGGTGAAGGATAAGGGCAGCGATATCGCCATCCTGCGCACCATGGGCGCGACGTCAGGCGCTATCATGCGCATCTTTTTCATGACGGGTGCGGCCATCGGCGTCGTCGGCACGCTTGCGGGTGTGATCCTCGGCGTCGTCGTCTGCTTGAACATCGAGTCCATCCGTCAGTTCTTCTCCTGGATTTCGGGCACCGTGATCTTCAATCCGGAAGTCTATTTCCTCAGCAAATTGCCGGCCCAGATGAATCTCGGCGAGACCGTCTCCGTCGTCGTGATGGCGCTGACACTTTCCTTCCTTGCTACGATCTTTCCGGCCTGGCGTGCCTCGCGGCTCGATCCGGTGCAGGCGCTGCGCTACGAATAA
- a CDS encoding DUF1467 family protein: MAQQIIASFAIYFVIWWITLFAVLPFGLRTQAEDEHVVLGTVESAPTKFRAWRVVLVTTLVSALIYGAWYVASHYFGLSIDSIPQIVPSYK; this comes from the coding sequence ATGGCCCAGCAGATCATCGCCAGTTTCGCCATTTATTTCGTCATCTGGTGGATTACGCTTTTCGCCGTCCTGCCGTTCGGCCTGCGCACACAGGCCGAGGACGAACATGTGGTTCTCGGTACTGTCGAAAGCGCCCCGACGAAGTTTCGAGCCTGGCGGGTAGTTCTCGTCACGACGCTGGTGTCGGCTCTCATCTATGGCGCCTGGTATGTCGCCTCGCATTACTTCGGGCTGAGTATAGATTCCATTCCCCAGATCGTTCCAAGCTATAAGTGA
- a CDS encoding ABC transporter ATP-binding protein: protein MKRNVVLQLSGVERHYGHGETRLSILKRADFALHSGEIVALVAPSGTGKSTLLHVAGLLEHPDGGEVVVNGQACEALSDEKRTAVRRGEIGFVYQFHHLLPEFSALENIMMPQLISGLSRKDASARAAQLLDYMRIGHRADHRPAELSGGEQQRVAIARAVANAPLVLLADEPTGNLDPATAHYVFDALEALVRQSGLAALIATHNHELAARMDRRVTLSDGKVVEV from the coding sequence ATGAAACGCAACGTCGTTCTCCAGCTCTCGGGCGTGGAGCGTCATTACGGGCACGGTGAGACGCGGCTGTCGATCCTGAAGAGGGCCGATTTTGCCTTGCACAGCGGCGAGATCGTCGCGCTGGTGGCGCCTTCAGGCACGGGCAAGTCGACGCTGCTGCATGTGGCCGGCCTGCTGGAGCATCCCGATGGTGGTGAGGTGGTCGTCAACGGCCAGGCCTGCGAAGCCTTGTCCGATGAAAAGCGCACGGCCGTGCGCCGCGGCGAGATCGGTTTCGTCTATCAGTTCCATCATCTGTTGCCCGAGTTCTCAGCGCTCGAAAACATCATGATGCCGCAGCTCATTTCCGGCCTTTCGCGCAAGGATGCAAGCGCGCGCGCCGCCCAGCTTCTCGACTACATGCGTATCGGTCACCGCGCCGATCATCGCCCGGCCGAACTGTCCGGCGGCGAGCAGCAGCGCGTCGCGATCGCCCGCGCCGTCGCCAACGCCCCGCTGGTGCTGTTGGCGGACGAGCCGACCGGCAACCTCGATCCAGCGACCGCGCATTACGTCTTCGATGCGCTGGAAGCGCTGGTGCGTCAATCGGGTCTTGCGGCCCTGATCGCCACCCACAATCACGAACTCGCCGCCCGCATGGATCGCCGCGTCACCCTGAGCGACGGCAAGGTGGTCGAGGTTTGA
- a CDS encoding DUF5680 domain-containing protein — protein MPDLAELNGFIVIAKAETYVGDGERLPSCRSGSHDIGYANGRWRYLDSYFGGTDFAGQELVWHDDEPVWAMNYFGHIIEPDLIDGTRAGMVIKSALLRLYLDEKRFLGGFEFEHAYGRYIDRSTGDCHHFIGHEAIMVGERKAYELDYRGGLIVS, from the coding sequence ATGCCGGATCTTGCCGAGCTGAACGGTTTTATTGTCATCGCCAAGGCGGAGACCTATGTCGGCGATGGCGAGAGGCTGCCGTCCTGCCGCAGCGGGTCGCATGACATCGGCTACGCAAACGGCCGCTGGCGCTATCTCGACAGCTATTTCGGCGGCACGGATTTCGCCGGACAAGAACTGGTCTGGCATGACGACGAGCCAGTCTGGGCCATGAATTATTTCGGCCATATCATCGAGCCAGATCTGATCGACGGCACCCGCGCCGGCATGGTCATCAAGTCGGCGCTGCTGCGCCTCTATCTGGATGAAAAGCGCTTTCTCGGCGGCTTCGAGTTCGAGCACGCCTATGGTCGCTATATCGATCGCAGCACGGGCGATTGCCACCACTTCATCGGCCATGAGGCAATCATGGTCGGGGAGCGCAAGGCCTACGAACTGGATTATCGTGGTGGCCTGATCGTTTCGTAG
- the proS gene encoding proline--tRNA ligase — MRLSRYFMPILKENPKEAEIVSHRLMLRTGMIRQQSQGIYSWLPLGKRVLDKVNKIIREEQNRAGAIELSMPTLQSAELWQESGRYDAYGKEMLRIKDRQDRPMLYGPTNEEMITDIFRSYVKSYKDLPLNLYHIQLKFRDEIRPRFGTMRSREFMMKDAYSFDLTQEGAVIAYNKMFTAYLRTFDRLGLRAIPMRADTGPIGGNLSHEFIILADTGESEVFCHKDFVNFDIPGEDTNFDDVAGLKGIFDKWTSLYAATSEMHDEAAFNAIPEGERLSARGIEVGHIFYFGTKYSEPMGAKVQGPDGKEHPVHMGSYGIGPTRLVPAIIEASHDENGIIWPDSVAPFDVVVINMKAGDQACDDACETVYAALSKAGSDVLYDDRDERAGTKFATADLIGVPVQIIVGPRSIASGEVEVKDRKTGARETMTVEAAIKRLAG; from the coding sequence ATGCGTCTGTCTCGTTACTTCATGCCCATTCTGAAGGAAAATCCTAAGGAGGCTGAAATTGTTTCCCATCGGCTCATGCTGCGCACCGGCATGATCCGTCAGCAGTCGCAGGGCATCTATTCCTGGCTGCCATTGGGCAAGCGCGTGCTCGACAAGGTCAACAAGATCATCCGCGAGGAGCAGAACCGTGCCGGCGCCATCGAGCTCTCGATGCCGACGCTGCAGTCCGCCGAGCTTTGGCAGGAAAGCGGCCGCTACGACGCTTACGGCAAGGAGATGCTGCGCATCAAGGACCGGCAGGACCGACCGATGCTCTACGGCCCGACCAACGAGGAGATGATCACCGACATCTTCCGGTCCTACGTCAAGTCCTACAAGGACCTGCCGCTGAACCTCTATCATATCCAGCTGAAGTTCCGCGATGAAATCCGCCCGCGTTTCGGCACGATGCGCTCGCGCGAATTCATGATGAAGGATGCCTATTCTTTCGATCTGACGCAGGAAGGCGCTGTGATTGCCTACAACAAGATGTTCACGGCATATCTGCGTACCTTCGATCGCCTCGGTCTCAGGGCGATCCCGATGCGCGCCGATACCGGTCCGATCGGCGGCAATCTCAGCCACGAATTCATCATTCTCGCCGATACCGGCGAGTCCGAAGTCTTCTGCCACAAGGATTTCGTCAATTTTGACATTCCCGGCGAAGATACGAATTTCGATGATGTTGCCGGCCTCAAGGGCATCTTCGACAAGTGGACCTCGCTTTATGCGGCCACCTCCGAAATGCACGACGAAGCCGCCTTCAATGCTATTCCGGAAGGCGAGCGCCTCTCCGCGCGCGGTATCGAGGTCGGTCACATCTTCTATTTCGGCACGAAATACTCCGAGCCGATGGGCGCCAAGGTGCAGGGTCCGGACGGCAAGGAACATCCTGTCCACATGGGATCTTACGGTATCGGCCCGACCCGCCTTGTTCCCGCCATCATCGAAGCATCGCATGATGAGAACGGAATCATCTGGCCGGATTCGGTCGCGCCGTTTGATGTCGTGGTGATCAATATGAAGGCCGGCGATCAGGCTTGTGATGACGCTTGTGAAACGGTCTATGCCGCGCTGTCGAAGGCCGGCAGTGACGTGCTCTACGACGATCGTGACGAGCGCGCCGGAACGAAGTTCGCGACCGCCGATCTGATCGGCGTGCCGGTACAGATCATCGTCGGCCCGCGTTCGATCGCGAGCGGCGAAGTAGAAGTGAAGGACCGCAAGACCGGCGCTCGCGAGACGATGACGGTCGAGGCGGCGATCAAGCGGCTGGCCGGCTGA
- the mce gene encoding methylmalonyl-CoA epimerase, with product MLGRINHVALAVPDIEKASKVYRDTLGATVSAPQALPEHGVTVVFVELPNGKVELLEPLGEASPIAAFLAKNPDGGMHHICYEVADIIAARDHLVAAGARVLGNGEPKIGAHGNPVLFLHPKDFFGTLIELEQM from the coding sequence ATGCTTGGACGCATCAATCATGTGGCGCTCGCCGTTCCGGATATAGAAAAGGCCTCCAAGGTCTATCGCGACACGCTGGGCGCCACGGTGTCCGCGCCGCAGGCGCTGCCCGAACACGGAGTGACCGTCGTTTTCGTCGAATTGCCGAATGGCAAGGTCGAATTGCTGGAACCGCTGGGCGAGGCCTCGCCGATCGCCGCATTTCTTGCGAAGAACCCCGATGGCGGCATGCATCACATCTGCTATGAGGTTGCCGACATCATTGCCGCGCGCGATCATCTGGTCGCCGCCGGCGCGCGCGTGCTGGGAAATGGCGAGCCCAAAATCGGCGCGCATGGCAACCCCGTACTCTTCCTGCACCCCAAGGATTTCTTCGGCACCCTGATCGAGCTTGAGCAAATGTGA